The Aerococcus loyolae genome contains the following window.
CTTTTTTAGTAGGAAGGATCTCATCAAAACCTGCTTCAAGCGAAAAACAAGCGTCTGCTTCAGATTATGGTATTTTCTTTCAGCCATCTGGTTCTTTGACGCACTTGTCGCACTCTTTTTTTGCCTACTGATACTTTACAATGAAGTTAATTTGTGAAAGCCTTGATAATTTGGTAAAATGAGTTATAAGCTTGATCGAACATGAAAATAGAGGAAGTGTAAACATGACAAAGAAATATAATATCGCTATTGTGGGTGCGACCGGAGCTGTGGGCGAACAACTCCGTTACTTATTAGCGCAATCCAAGATCCCTTATGACAAGGTGCGTTTACTGGCTTCTAGCCGTTCTGCTGGAAAAGAATTAAGCGTGGGCGATGAAAAATATACTGTAGAAGAATTAACTGCTGATTCTTTTGAGGGTATCGATATTGCCTTTTTCTCAGCTGGTGGCGATCGGTCTAAAGAATTTGCTCCTAAGGCGGTTGAAGCTGGAGCAGTTGTGGTGGATAACACCAGCGCCTACCGGATGGATGAAGACACTCCTTTGATTGTCCCAGAGGTTAACCAAGAAGCCATGGATAACCACCACGGTCTCATCGCCAATCCGAACTGTTCAACCATTCAAATGGTGATGGCCTTAAGACCAATCGAAAAGGCTTTTGGCTTAAAGCGGGTCATTGTGTCAACCTATCAAGCGGTTTCTGGTGCAGGGACTCGGGCTGTTCTAGAAATGGAAAATCAATTCCGTGATATCTTATCCGGTGATGAAATTGATGAACCTAAAATTTTACCGGTCGCTGGTGATGAAAAACATTATCAAATGGCCTTCAATGTCCTAGCGCAAATTGATAAGTTCCAAGACAACCACTATACCTTTGAAGAAATGAAAATGACCAATGAAACTAAGAAAATCTTAGGTCGTCCTGATTTACCGGTTTCAGCAACCTGCGTTCGAGTACCGGTCGTTAAGGGTCACGCCGAATCCGTTTATATCGAAATTGACCGTGATGATGTGACCATTGAGGACTTGATGGCTGTTTTAGACCAAGCCGATAATGTGATTGTGGAAGATGACGTAAAGCAACAAGTCTATCCGCAACCCGTTAAGGCAGTTAACCGTCCTGAGACCTTTGTGGGACGGATTCGTCAAGACCTGGATGTGAAGAATGGCTTCCATCTATGGATCGTTTCCGATAATTTATGGAAGGGTGCGGCTTATAATTCCATCGAGATTGCCGAAACCTTAATTGCTCGGGATTTGATCTAAAAGCAATAAAAGATGAAGTGAGCATCTTTACCAATAGGTTATAAAGATGCTTCTTTCCTTTATAAAGAATTTTTGTAAGAAGAAAGAGGAGTTGTAATGAGTGGAATAAGTATTATTCCATTGGGTGGTGTTCGTGAAGATGGTAAGAACATGTACCTGGTCGAAGTCAACGATAAGATCTTTATCTTGGACTGTGGCCTAATCTTCCCACCTGATGAAATGTTAGGGGTCGATATCATGATCCCTGATTTTACCTATATCATTGAACACAAGGATAAGGTAGCTGGGGTCTTTTTGAGCCACGGCCATGCCGATGCGATTGGAGCCCTGCCTTATCTCTTAAAAGAGGTTAATGTTCCCGTCTTTGGGACGGAATTGACCATTGAATTAGCTAAGATCAATTGTAAGAAGCGTGGGGTTAAGAACTTCAAAGACTTCTACGTGATCGATGATTCTAACGAGATTGATTTTGACGATGCCGTTGTTAAGTTCTTCAGTACGACCCACACGGTCCCAGAATCCCTAGGGATTGCAGTCCAAACTGAAGAAGGTAGCATTGTTTATACTGGGGACTTCAAATTTGATTTGACGGTTGGTGATGGTTATAAGACCAGCTTTAACCGCATTGGCGAAATTGCCTCATCTGGGGTAATTGCCCTCTTGAGTGATTCCCAACATGCGGATTCCTATTTTGAGAACACCTCGGAAGAAAAACTGGAACAGGCCATTTTAAAAGAAGTGGACAAGGCCAGTGGTCGGGTCGTCTTAGCCACGGTGGATAGTAATATATTACGGATCCAACAAGTCTTAAATGTGGCGCGGGCAACTAACCGCCATGTCTTCTTATCAGGCGACCAAATTGAAGAAATTATCGATGTGGCCATCCGCTTGAACAAGCTCACCATTCCTTCTAAGAACCTGATTCAGCCCAATGACAATTTAAAGAACTTTGCTGATGATGAAATTATTATCTTGGAGACTGGCGAATACGGGGAAATCTTAACCAATTTACAAGCCATGTCCAAGGGGTCACACAAGAATATTAAAATTCAAAAGGGCGATTTGGTCTTGATTACTTCGAGTCCATCCGTGGGCTTAGAAACCGTGATGGCGGATACCGAAGATGAAATCTATCGGGCTGGTGGCCATGCCTTACAAGTCTTATCAGCCTATAAATCCAGTGGTCACGCTTCCCCCAAGGACTTGGAAGTCTTGATAGGTCTCT
Protein-coding sequences here:
- a CDS encoding ribonuclease J; this encodes MSGISIIPLGGVREDGKNMYLVEVNDKIFILDCGLIFPPDEMLGVDIMIPDFTYIIEHKDKVAGVFLSHGHADAIGALPYLLKEVNVPVFGTELTIELAKINCKKRGVKNFKDFYVIDDSNEIDFDDAVVKFFSTTHTVPESLGIAVQTEEGSIVYTGDFKFDLTVGDGYKTSFNRIGEIASSGVIALLSDSQHADSYFENTSEEKLEQAILKEVDKASGRVVLATVDSNILRIQQVLNVARATNRHVFLSGDQIEEIIDVAIRLNKLTIPSKNLIQPNDNLKNFADDEIIILETGEYGEILTNLQAMSKGSHKNIKIQKGDLVLITSSPSVGLETVMADTEDEIYRAGGHALQVLSAYKSSGHASPKDLEVLIGLFNPDYVVPVSGEYRLLHAHGKIAQSLGYDDDHIFLLEKGDVLKYEKGKLRLASSVPSENVLVDGSGVGDIGNIVLRDRRILSEDGIFVIVLTISRSQGKILSQPEIISRGFVFMKESTDLLNASKELVREEVEKALADPKNFDWADLKGKIREVVAKYLYKETNRRPMVLPVIMESSHRRGKRNFKKENQKNSSNQKNNSNQKNNAKKNNKSNQKNKHNKNHKQKQDAKS
- a CDS encoding aspartate-semialdehyde dehydrogenase, which codes for MTKKYNIAIVGATGAVGEQLRYLLAQSKIPYDKVRLLASSRSAGKELSVGDEKYTVEELTADSFEGIDIAFFSAGGDRSKEFAPKAVEAGAVVVDNTSAYRMDEDTPLIVPEVNQEAMDNHHGLIANPNCSTIQMVMALRPIEKAFGLKRVIVSTYQAVSGAGTRAVLEMENQFRDILSGDEIDEPKILPVAGDEKHYQMAFNVLAQIDKFQDNHYTFEEMKMTNETKKILGRPDLPVSATCVRVPVVKGHAESVYIEIDRDDVTIEDLMAVLDQADNVIVEDDVKQQVYPQPVKAVNRPETFVGRIRQDLDVKNGFHLWIVSDNLWKGAAYNSIEIAETLIARDLI